One Phoenix dactylifera cultivar Barhee BC4 chromosome 8, palm_55x_up_171113_PBpolish2nd_filt_p, whole genome shotgun sequence genomic window carries:
- the LOC103702484 gene encoding bidirectional sugar transporter SWEET4-like, translated as MVSLEVIRTAVGILGNAIALGLFLSPVPTFMRIRKKGSVEEFSPFPYLATLLNCMMWVVYGLPMVHPHSILVITINGSGVIIELSFVLLFLLYSQGSKRFVVLAMLFGEIAFVGIVTLLVLILAHTYERRSLIVGVVCVFLCAMMYASPLSVMKMVIKTRSVEFMPLFLSLASFFNGTCWTAYALIRFDPYITIPNALGVIFAVAQLVLHVMYRKSTKEQLEANKKAAAAEMGLAEVVVVKGETNKIGNAPPNGH; from the exons ATGGTTTCGCTGGAAGTCATCCGGACCGCGGTCGGGATTCTTG GAAATGCAATTGCACTAGGGTTGTTCTTGTCCCCAGT GCCAACTTTCATGAGAATACGGAAGAAGGGTTCGGTGGAGGAATTCTCTCCATTCCCTTACCTAGCCACCCTCCTCAACTGCATGATGTGGGTGGTGTATGGGCTGCCCATGGTGCACCCCCATAGCATCCTGGTCATAACCATTAATGGGTCAGGAGTTATCATAGAGCTCTCCTTCgtgctcctcttcctcctctactCCCAGGGGAGCAAGAGATTCGTGGTGCTTGCGATGTTGTTCGGTGAGATCGCCTTCGTCGGCATCGTCACCCTGCTCGTTCTGATACTTGCCCACACATATGAGCGTCGCTCCTTGATCGTCGGCGTTGTCTGCGTCTTCTTGTGTGCCATGATGTATGCTTCTCCCTTGTCCGTCATG AAAATGGTGATAAAGACAAGGAGCGTGGAGTTCatgcctctctttctctcactaGCTTCTTTCTTCAACGGCACTTGCTGGACTGCCTATGCTCTCATCCGTTTCGACCCATACATCACT ATTCCAAACGCCCTCGGAGTAATATTTGCGGTGGCACAACTGGTATTGCACGTCATGTACCGCAAGTCGACCAAGGAACAGCTGGAGGCGAATAAGAAGGCCGCGGCCGCTGAGATGGGATTGGccgaggtggtggtggtgaaggGAGAGACGAACAAGATCGGCAATGCACCTCCTAATGGCCACTAA
- the LOC103702483 gene encoding RNA-binding KH domain-containing protein RCF3 has product MERSRSKRSYHYDPDSNSQSPPHRSKPRYDGGHHRRGNHHRRGGDRRAPPPPPPPPPPPATGAAAALPSSSSASSPKIQEGAAPPSAVTTFFRILCPDSKVGGVIGKSGSIIKTFRQETGAWINVHPLVPGDDERIIEAADNRRREPDGRPPQYSPAQEALVLIHERIVDAEFEYSGGGDEEDEYSGGGSGGGGGGWGGGGGERRRDRARVTTRLVVPRTHVGCLLGRGGKIIEQMRIETKTHIRILPRDQYTPQCVSTSEEVVQVVGEGNCVKKAVAIISSRLKESLHRDRGAFRGRLHSPDHYIPPDDEFANSTQHPLAVEESDLGPRSTVGQNRARINSYSSDPSGYAFDSDGNTLNDHSQSLSYEDLVFRILCPNDKVESVMGAPNGIIEMLRADIGVDVQVPDPVPGSDERIIIITSEEGPDDDLFPAQEALLHIQTHIVDLGPDKDNIITTRLLVPDTEIACLEGKDGSLSDIQKMTNANVQILPKEDLPPCALEADELVQIVGEIRAARNALVYVTAKLRSYLYRDTSAPKDMLPPSIAAPSHVGSIAGHESGSPIKASTREAYPGSDPPIAIYQNMHTATTAWQPKDTGGCASGSFEQEESNVNDEGRQSGVKRLNVPLITRSTLEVIIPRQAVPSLILRSGSKLAQISEMSGATVTLIEDRSELAEKVVQISGSPEQAERAQSLLQGFILSTQDDIPSS; this is encoded by the exons ATGGAGAGATCGCGGTCGAAGAGGAGCTACCATTACGACCCGGACTCCAACTCCCAAAGTCCTCCCCACCGCTCCAAGCCCCGCTACGACGGCGGCCACCACCGCCGGGGCAACCACCACCGCCGGGGTGGAGACCGCCGCGCCCCgccacctccccctccccctcccccgccACCGGCgacgggggcggcggcggcgctgccctcctcctcctctgcctcctcccCCAAGATCCAGGAAGGCGCGGCGCCACCCAGCGCGGTCACCACCTTTTTCCGCATTCTGTGCCCCGACTCGAAGGTCGGCGGTGTGATCGGCAAGTCCGGGAGCATCATCAAGACTTTCCGGCAGGAGACTGGCGCGTGGATCAACGTCCATCCGCTGGTCCCCGGCGACGACGAGCGGATCATCGAGGCGGCGGACAACCGCCGCCGGGAGCCCGACGGCCGACCCCCGCAGTACTCCCCTGCCCAGGAGGCCCTGGTGCTGATTCACGAGCGGATCGTGGATGCGGAGTTCGAGTATAGCGGCGGCGGGGACGAGGAGGACGAGTATAGCGGTGGCGGCAGTggtggaggcggaggagggtggggcggtggaggaggagagaggcgaAGGGATAGGGCGCGGGTAACGACGAGGCTGGTGGTGCCGAGGACACACGTCGGGTGCTTGCTGGGGAGGGGAGGGAAGATCATTGAGCAGATGAGGATCGAGACCAAGACCCACATCCGAATCTTGCCGCGGGATCAGTACACTCCTCAGTGCGTCTCGACTTCGGAGGAAGTCGTTCAG GTTGTTGGAGAAGGCAATTGTGTGAAGAAAGCTGTTGCAATCATCTCATCTCGTTTAAAGGAGAGCTTGCATCGTGATCGTGGAGCTTTTCGTGGGCGATTACATTCACCAGACCATTACATTCCCCCTGATGATGAGTTCGCCAACAGTACACAACATCCGTTGGCGGTGGAAGAATCTGACTTGGGACCACGATCTACTGTGGGTCAAAATAGAGCTAGAATCAATTCATATAGTTCAGACCCATCTGGATATGCATTTGATTCTGATGGAAATACTCTGAATGATCACTCACAGTCATTATCCTATGAGGACCTTGTGTTTCGAATTCTTTGCCCCAATGATAAAGTTGAGAGTGTTATGGGAGCACCAaatggaattattgaaatgctcCGAGCTGATATAGGTGTGGATGTGCAGGTTCCTGATCCTGTACCAGGTTCTGATGAAAGAATCATTATCATCACTTCTGAAGAG GGTCCGGATGATGATCTTTTTCCAGCTCAGGAAGCTTTGTTGCATATTCAGACTCACATTGTAGACCTCGGTCCTGACAAGGACAACATCATAACAACAAGGCTTCTCGTTCCAGACACTGAAATTGCATGTTTGGAGGGGAAGGATGGATCATTATCCGATATACAAAAAATGACTAATGCCAATGTACAGATCTTACCCAAAGAGGATCTTCCACCCTGTGCATTGGAGGCTGATGAACTTGTACAG ATTGTTGGGGAGATCAGAGCAGCTCGGAATGCTCTAGTCTATGTTACTGCAAAGTTGCGGAGTTATTTGTATCGTGACACCTCTGCACCAAAGGATATGCTTCCACCATCTATTGCTGCCCCAAGCCATGTTGGTAGCATTGCTGGGCATGAATCTGGCTCTCCTATTAAAGCTTCAACCCGTGAAGCTTATCCAGGAAGTGATCCTCCCATTGCAATCTATCAAAACATGCATACTGCAACAACTGCATGGCAACCAAAG GACACTGGAGGATGTGCAAGTGGATCGTTTGAGCAGGAAGAGAGCAATGTTAATGATGAAGGGAGGCAGAGTGGTGTGAAAAG ACTCAATGTACCACTAATCACCAGAAGCACACTGGAAGTTATAATACCGAGACAGGCAGTTCCAAGCCTAATATTGAGATCAGGAAGCAAGCTTGCTCAGATCAGTGAG ATGTCTGGAGCGACTGTCACCCTTATTGAAGATAGATCTGAATTGGCTGAAAAGGTTGTTCAAATATCAGGAAGTCCAGAGCAGGCTGAGAGAGCCCAGAGCCTGCTCCAGGGATTTATACTAAGTA cacAAGATGACATTCCTTCGAGCTAA
- the LOC103702482 gene encoding beta-amylase 1, chloroplastic-like produces the protein MAAISLPPPSSAAASSLGRARPFPSRLALPLLIFGPRRLQLRLAVSSRLYSSKPSSGANGSLDNPSSSDGGDELHHALPLPPRFGKGAPVFVALPVDAVGATGRMARRKTMGASFMALAAAGVEGIAVECWWGIVEREAPGVYDWGGYLELVSLARRYGLKVRAIMAFHQCGTGPGDPSWIPLPQWVLEEMDKEPNLAYSDKFGRRSKEYISLGCDVLPVLKGRSPIQAYSDFMRSFRDTFREFLGVIVTEIQVGMGPAGELRYPSCPTEKLMRPGAAPELGEFQCYDKYMLASLNACARNVGMCGWGNGGALGASNLLQNLEDTAFFRSDGSWNTPFGQFFLEWYSGMLLLHGERLCTVTNGIFGGTGAKISGKVAGIHWHYGTSSHPSELTAGYYNTFIRDGYLPIARMFGRYRMTLCCTCFDMRDSEERSTPKSSPEGFLRQLVYAARMCNLPLLGENSVTRLDDTSLNQVKKSARLYSSGAYEASLSFNYVRMNRNLFDSHNWNRFTKFVRKMSDFRTFRAKLDIRGGESCLISGAEEVGRALAYH, from the exons ATGGCGGCGATCTCCCTTCCGCCGCCCTCGagcgccgccgcctcctccctcGGCCGTGCCCGCCCCTTCCCTTCCCGCCTCGCCCTGCCCCTCCTCATCTTTGGGCCCCGCCGCCTCCAGCTCCGCCTCGCCGTCTCGTCTCGCCTCTACTCCTCTAAGCCCTCCTCCGGCGCCAACGGATCCCTCGAtaacccctcctcctccgacGGTGGCGATGAGCTCCACCACGCCCTCCCCCTGCCGCCGCGCTTCGGGAAGGGTGCGCCGGTTTTCGTCGCACTCCCCGTCGACGCCGTCGGGGCGACGGGGCGGATGGCCCGGCGGAAGACGATGGGAGCGTCGTTCATGGCCCTCGCGGCCGCCGGCGTGGAGGGGATAGCGGTGGAGTGCTGGTGGGGAATCGTGGAGAGGGAGGCCCCCGGGGTGTACGATTGGGGCGGGTACCTGGAATTGGTGTCCCTGGCGCGCCGTTACGGCCTCAAGGTGCGGGCGATCATGGCATTCCACCAGTGCGGGACGGGCCCCGGTGATCCTAGCTG GATACCTCTTCCACAATGGGTGCTCGAGGAAATGGATAAAGAGCCAAATTTGGCTTACTCTGACAAGTTTGGAAGGAGGAGTAAGGAGTACATCTCGTTGGGATGCGATGTCCTTCCTGTTCTCAAGGGACGATCTCCTATCCAAGCTTATTCAGATTTTATGAGGAGCTTCAGAGATACTTTTAGGGAATTCCTTGGAGTTATAGTAACA GAAATTCAGGTAGGTATGGGTCCTGCAGGTGAACTAAGGTATCCTTCTTGTCCCACTGAGAAACTTATGCGACCAGGCGCTGCACCTGAGCTTggagaatttcagtgttatgatAAG TATATGCTAGCCTCGCTGAATGCTTGTGCACGAAATGTTGGGATGTGCGGGTGGGGAAATGGTGGTGCACTTGGTGCTAGTAATTTGTTGCAGAACTTAGAAGATACAGCTTTCTTTAGGAGTGATGGTTCTTGGAACACACCCTTTGGGCAATTTTTTCTTGAATGGTACTCTGGAATGCTTCTTCTTCATGGAGAAAGGTTATGCACGGTGACAAATGGAATTTTCGGGGGTACTGGTGCGAAGATCTCTGGAAAAGTTGCAGGAATACACTGGCACTATGGTACAAGCTCACATCCATCCGAACTGACTGCTGGTTATTACAATACCTTTATTAGAGATGGCTACCTTCCAATTGCCCGCATGTTTGGTAGGTATAGAATGACTTTGTGTTGTACATGTTTTGATATGCGAGATTCAGAGGAACGAAGCACCCCAAAGAGCAGTCCAGAAGGATTTCTCAGACAGCTTGTATATGCTGCTAGAATGTGTAACCTACCACTTCTGGGTGAAAATTCTGTGACTAGGTTGGATGATACCTCActcaatcaggtcaaaaaaagCGCCAGGCTTTATTCTAGTGGTGCTTACGAGGCTTCCTTATCTTTTAACTATGTTAGAATGAACAGAAACTTATTTGACTCTCATAACTGGAATCGCTTTACTAAGTTTGTGAGGAAGATGTCAGATTTTCGAACATTTCGGGCCAAACTAGATATCAGAGGTGGTGAATCATGTCTAATATCAGGAGCTGAGGAAGTTGGACGTGCTTTGGCATATCACTGA